Proteins encoded by one window of Lycium barbarum isolate Lr01 chromosome 11, ASM1917538v2, whole genome shotgun sequence:
- the LOC132617393 gene encoding red chlorophyll catabolite reductase, chloroplastic: MAAIPLFSSQFSTSILTLLPLPSSSSSSSLRKRFSCSSLSSSMENESQSKFKEFPYVSVPHRELMVGLVSTVENRLGTSLLACSLPENVQYFENETGSAHASLYVRSGNSSSQVDFILGSWVHCNLPTGGALNITSLSAYLKPSTDAPNFLIEVIRSSPTSLILILDLPPRKDLVQHPDYLKAFYEETQLDKQRQLLENLPEVKPYFSSSLYIRALVSPSAILVSIETEPSEATRIDEIIRDHISPVAKVTLDTWLDLCACAERRLTDDESADLGQRDGVIKNKTIEIDLESSFPRLFGQEVANRVLGVLRKIYNA, translated from the exons ATGGCTGCTATTCCACTCTTCTCTTCccaattttccacttcaattctCACGCTATTACCactcccttcttcttcttcttcttcttccctcAGAAAACGTTTCTCTTGTTCTTCATTGTCAAGTTCCATGGAAAATGAAAGTCAGTCGAAATTCAAGGAATTTCCTTATGTTTCTGTTCCACATAGGGAATTAATGGTGGGACTTGTATCGACTGTTGAGAATAGGCTTGGAACATCTCTGCTTGCTTGTAGTCTGCCTGAGAATGTGCAGTATTTTGAGAATGAAACTGGAAGTGCACATGCTTCGCTCTATGTCAGATCTGGAAACTCCTCTTCTCAG GTTGATTTCATACTTGGTAGTTGGGTTCACTGCAACTTACCCACAGGTGGAGCCTTAAACATAACAAGCCTTTCAGCCTATTTAAAACCTTCAACTGATGCACCAAACTTCTTAATCGAAGTCATCCGCAGCAGCCCAACATCTCTCATCCTCATTCTTGATTTACCTCCGCGGAAGGACCTCGTCCAACATCCCGATTACCTTAAAGCCTTTTACGAGGAAACACAATTAGACAAACAAAGACAACTTCTCGAGAACCTACCCGAGGTGAAGCCTTACTTCTCTTCGTCTTTGTATATTCGAGCTCTTGTCTCTCCATCGGCTATCTTGGTTTCTATAGAAACCGAACCTTCCGAGGCCACTCGTATTGATGAGATAATTCGGGATCATATAAGTCCTGTTGCTAAGGTAACGTTGGATACATGGTTGGATCTGTGTGCTTGTGCTGAGAGGAGATTAACGGATGATGAAAGTGCAGATTTGGGGCAGAGAGATGGAGTAATTAAGAATAAGACTATTGAGATTGATCTTGAATCAAGCTTCCCTAGGCTTTTTGGGCAAGAAGTAGCGAACCGGGTTTTAGGAGTACTAAGGAAAATCTACAATGCTTAA